The following coding sequences lie in one Heyndrickxia oleronia genomic window:
- a CDS encoding SGNH/GDSL hydrolase family protein, which translates to MNKKLITFISIVSVISAFICLLGIGWVLQDQWSEAKNIDTANQLPTKSVPEAKNKQNLNITALGDSLTRGTGDPEGKGYIGYMIDELKDKTKQKILLTNSAIKGQTSSQLLDQLAQTEIQRQIKNADLILLTIGGNDLFQGGEALLELSGEMDAQSEKPYLENLKQIYTKLRSLNKHATIFHIGLYNPFIEMEESKQTSEYVRQWNFASAELAANYQKIVYVPTFDLFELNVNDYLFSDKFHPNAAGYQLIGERVASLINFSEGKSK; encoded by the coding sequence ATGAACAAAAAACTCATTACTTTCATTTCAATCGTATCAGTTATTTCAGCGTTTATTTGTCTATTAGGAATTGGTTGGGTATTGCAGGATCAATGGTCTGAAGCGAAAAACATCGACACGGCCAATCAACTCCCAACGAAAAGCGTTCCGGAAGCAAAAAATAAACAGAATCTAAATATCACTGCATTAGGAGATTCCTTAACAAGGGGAACAGGGGATCCAGAAGGCAAAGGATATATTGGGTATATGATTGATGAATTGAAGGATAAAACAAAGCAAAAAATCCTTCTGACAAATAGTGCGATTAAGGGGCAAACTTCATCACAACTCCTGGACCAACTTGCGCAAACAGAAATCCAACGTCAAATTAAGAATGCAGATCTTATCCTATTGACCATAGGTGGAAATGACCTTTTTCAAGGGGGGGAGGCATTATTAGAATTAAGTGGCGAAATGGATGCGCAATCTGAAAAGCCCTATCTCGAAAATCTAAAACAAATCTATACTAAGCTACGTTCATTAAATAAACATGCGACGATTTTTCATATAGGTCTATATAATCCATTTATTGAGATGGAGGAATCAAAGCAAACATCTGAGTATGTCCGACAGTGGAATTTTGCTAGTGCGGAATTGGCGGCCAATTATCAAAAAATTGTGTATGTACCAACATTTGATCTCTTCGAATTGAATGTCAATGATTATTTATTTAGCGATAAATTTCATCCCAATGCAGCGGGCTATCAATTAATAGGTGAACGAGTTGCGAGCTTGATTAATTTTAGTGAGGGGAAATCAAAATGA
- a CDS encoding ABC transporter permease translates to MINLIFNEQLKLFRKKRLFVIILIVACLVPIFTYAQYKDVKTTQKKMGTSDWRVQLQQEIVDIQNRLTSSRLPEDYEKYFKIRLAQQQYYLDHNINPNAPGAPSFMRVFVDNAIGLLLPLLVMVIAADLVSSEASGGTIKLLLTRPVKRWQILLSKYIALIYSISFIILCVAILTYLMSGVVFGYSGWNMPMLTGFSTNGAELMTANVHTIPQWKYIIMEFGLAWFVSIVVGSLTFMLSVLLRSTAAVMGIMLSALIAGAILVNMVSSWESAKYLFMVNLQLTNYVNGSSPPIEGMTLGFSMVVLLVWLILSLITSFVVFTKRDVY, encoded by the coding sequence TTGATTAATTTAATTTTCAATGAGCAATTAAAGCTTTTTCGTAAAAAACGTCTCTTTGTGATTATTTTAATTGTTGCGTGTCTCGTCCCGATTTTTACCTATGCACAATATAAGGATGTAAAAACGACACAAAAAAAGATGGGGACCAGCGATTGGCGGGTTCAACTGCAACAAGAAATCGTGGATATCCAAAATCGTCTTACTTCAAGTAGACTGCCAGAGGATTATGAGAAGTATTTTAAAATTAGACTGGCTCAGCAACAATATTATCTGGATCACAATATAAATCCCAATGCACCAGGGGCACCATCCTTTATGCGTGTTTTTGTAGATAATGCGATTGGTCTTCTGCTTCCTTTATTAGTTATGGTAATCGCTGCTGATTTAGTTTCTTCTGAAGCAAGTGGGGGAACGATTAAATTACTGCTGACCCGGCCAGTGAAACGATGGCAAATCTTATTGAGTAAATATATTGCGTTAATTTATTCTATTTCCTTTATCATTCTTTGTGTGGCAATCCTTACCTATCTTATGTCAGGAGTTGTCTTTGGCTATAGTGGCTGGAACATGCCGATGTTAACAGGATTTTCTACAAACGGTGCGGAATTGATGACCGCGAATGTCCATACAATCCCGCAATGGAAATATATCATTATGGAATTTGGTTTAGCATGGTTTGTCAGTATTGTTGTTGGTAGCTTAACCTTTATGCTATCAGTCCTTTTACGGAGCACAGCGGCTGTAATGGGGATTATGTTATCTGCACTTATTGCCGGGGCAATCTTAGTTAATATGGTTTCATCATGGGAAAGTGCGAAATATTTATTTATGGTTAATCTTCAATTAACGAATTATGTAAATGGCTCAAGTCCACCTATCGAGGGGATGACATTAGGATTTTCCATGGTTGTTTTATTAGTATGGTTGATCCTATCATTAATTACTTCATTTGTTGTTTTTACGAAAAGAGATGTATATTAG
- a CDS encoding DUF4349 domain-containing protein, with product MKRLWKGMVLLFLAMIFLTACSSNSESSKSSDSAKYEATEKMALNHSTEEGKVGETKEDKQATASSQSRMVIYNATLDMEVKKITQVQEQITQMVKQLGGYIVEQNMSQNTEERKDSSLTIRIPQEQFHSFLNKVKKLGVKTEHQNISGQDVTEEYVDLTSRLKAKQLVEKRLTTFMNEAKDTKTLLEISNELAKVQEEIETIQGQMKYLENQTSLSTVTINLFEKTVVVPGFDNDKKNTWDQTKKQFMNSINYIAAFFSGLFILIIGNIPILAILALIGGISYIVWRRVKKKINHKDE from the coding sequence ATGAAACGATTATGGAAGGGAATGGTTCTACTTTTCTTGGCAATGATTTTTTTAACTGCATGTAGTAGTAATAGTGAATCATCCAAGAGTAGTGACTCAGCAAAATATGAGGCCACTGAAAAAATGGCCCTCAATCATTCTACAGAGGAGGGCAAAGTTGGAGAAACGAAGGAAGATAAACAAGCTACTGCCAGTTCACAATCACGGATGGTCATTTATAATGCCACTCTTGATATGGAAGTAAAAAAAATCACTCAGGTACAGGAACAAATTACGCAAATGGTGAAACAATTGGGTGGGTATATTGTTGAACAAAATATGAGTCAAAACACCGAGGAACGAAAAGATAGCTCTTTAACCATTAGAATCCCTCAGGAACAATTTCATTCCTTTTTAAATAAGGTGAAAAAGCTCGGAGTAAAAACAGAGCATCAAAATATTTCTGGACAGGATGTAACCGAGGAATATGTAGATTTAACATCACGATTAAAAGCAAAGCAATTAGTGGAAAAACGATTGACCACATTTATGAATGAGGCGAAAGATACCAAAACATTATTGGAAATCTCAAATGAATTAGCTAAAGTTCAAGAGGAAATCGAAACGATTCAAGGTCAAATGAAGTATTTAGAAAATCAAACAAGCTTATCTACAGTGACCATCAATTTATTTGAGAAAACAGTCGTCGTTCCAGGATTTGATAATGATAAAAAAAATACATGGGATCAAACGAAAAAGCAATTTATGAACAGTATTAATTATATCGCTGCTTTCTTTTCAGGCTTATTTATCTTGATCATTGGGAATATTCCAATTCTTGCTATCTTAGCACTTATAGGAGGCATTAGTTATATTGTATGGCGACGAGTAAAAAAGAAAATAAATCATAAGGATGAATAA
- a CDS encoding class I SAM-dependent rRNA methyltransferase, translating to MKKELTIKVKSKFVNKYKSGYPLIMKDALINQNGLDEEGTIIKLVDEKNRFIAKGYYGRQNKGYGWILSQKESAQFDQRFFESKLKMAIQRREAYYSSSDTTAFRVFNGEGDGIGGITIENFDGYYLINWYSKGIYQFREEIIQSLTNLVDYKGIYQKKRFDTKGKYIEEDDFVTGERGQFPILVKENGVQFAIYLNESAMVGVFLDQREVRKTIRDKYAKGKKVLNTFSYTGAFSVFAALGGATKTTSVDLANRSLNKTIEQFSINEIDYEAQDIIVEDVFNYFKYAVRKQLSFDMVILDPPSFARSKKYVFSAEKDYKNLLKEAIAITEDHGIIVASTNCSTFGMGKFKGFIDTAFKESGKKYKLMEEFSLPDDFRTIKEFPEGDYLKVVFIKKLP from the coding sequence ATGAAAAAAGAACTGACTATTAAAGTGAAATCGAAATTTGTGAATAAATACAAAAGTGGCTATCCCTTAATTATGAAGGATGCCTTAATCAATCAAAATGGATTGGATGAAGAGGGAACGATCATTAAGCTTGTGGACGAAAAGAACAGGTTTATTGCCAAAGGGTATTATGGTAGACAAAATAAAGGGTATGGTTGGATTCTGAGTCAAAAAGAAAGTGCCCAGTTTGATCAGCGTTTTTTCGAAAGCAAGTTAAAAATGGCCATTCAGAGAAGAGAGGCGTATTATAGCAGTTCCGACACAACCGCTTTCCGAGTATTTAATGGGGAAGGGGATGGCATAGGCGGAATAACGATTGAGAATTTTGATGGGTATTATTTAATCAATTGGTATAGCAAAGGGATCTACCAATTTCGTGAAGAAATCATCCAATCACTAACAAACCTAGTTGACTATAAAGGAATTTATCAAAAGAAAAGATTCGATACGAAGGGAAAATATATTGAAGAGGATGATTTTGTAACTGGTGAACGAGGACAATTTCCAATTCTCGTTAAGGAAAATGGTGTTCAATTTGCCATCTATTTAAATGAGAGTGCCATGGTCGGTGTCTTTTTGGATCAAAGAGAGGTAAGGAAAACCATTCGAGATAAGTATGCTAAAGGGAAAAAAGTATTAAATACCTTCTCCTATACAGGTGCTTTTTCAGTCTTTGCTGCATTAGGTGGAGCAACAAAGACGACAAGTGTTGACTTAGCCAATCGCAGCTTAAATAAAACCATCGAACAATTTAGTATTAATGAAATTGATTATGAGGCACAAGATATCATTGTAGAAGATGTCTTTAACTATTTTAAATACGCCGTAAGAAAGCAGCTTTCTTTTGATATGGTCATCCTTGATCCACCAAGCTTTGCTCGATCAAAAAAATATGTGTTCAGTGCGGAAAAAGATTATAAGAACCTGTTAAAAGAGGCGATTGCGATCACAGAAGATCATGGAATTATTGTTGCTTCTACTAATTGCAGCACCTTTGGAATGGGCAAATTTAAAGGATTTATCGACACAGCCTTTAAAGAATCTGGAAAGAAATATAAATTGATGGAGGAATTCTCCCTTCCTGATGATTTCCGAACAATCAAAGAATTCCCAGAAGGCGATTACCTTAAAGTGGTATTTATTAAAAAGCTTCCTTAA
- a CDS encoding ABC transporter ATP-binding protein, translating into MKQVPALQVKDLRKTIGKKTIIKGLSFDVWPGEVFGFLGPNGAGKTTTIRMLVGLIKPTSGSIYISGRNVQSDFKHAMKNLGCIVENPELYPYLSGWENLEYFARMDPSIPIERLHKVTEMVGLTNRIHDRVKTYSLGMRQRLGIAQALLGNPKLLILDEPTNGLDPAGIREMREFIRFLAEEEGLSVLVSSHLLSEIQLLCDRVAIITSGEIIRIDTVEALLSEKERVIWRVEPREKAKMLLEKETTVKEGSEDQLVTPLNEEKIADWNRKLVEAGVRVMEMKTVLPALEDLFLELTGGNSID; encoded by the coding sequence ATGAAACAGGTTCCTGCCCTTCAAGTGAAGGATTTACGTAAAACGATAGGAAAGAAAACGATTATTAAAGGTTTAAGCTTTGATGTATGGCCCGGTGAGGTGTTTGGTTTCCTCGGTCCAAATGGAGCAGGTAAGACAACGACTATTCGTATGTTAGTCGGTTTAATTAAACCTACTTCCGGATCGATCTATATTTCGGGAAGGAATGTTCAATCAGATTTTAAGCATGCGATGAAAAACTTAGGCTGCATTGTTGAAAATCCTGAATTATATCCTTATTTATCTGGTTGGGAAAACCTCGAGTATTTTGCAAGAATGGACCCTTCGATTCCAATCGAACGTTTACATAAGGTAACAGAGATGGTGGGGTTAACCAATCGAATTCATGATAGGGTGAAAACCTATTCCCTTGGAATGCGCCAACGATTAGGGATTGCACAAGCTTTACTTGGAAACCCTAAATTATTAATTTTGGACGAGCCAACGAATGGTCTTGATCCAGCGGGGATAAGGGAGATGAGAGAATTCATTCGCTTTCTTGCCGAAGAAGAGGGACTAAGTGTTCTCGTATCCTCCCATTTATTGAGTGAAATTCAATTATTATGTGATCGGGTAGCGATTATTACAAGTGGAGAAATTATCCGAATTGATACAGTAGAAGCCCTGCTTTCGGAAAAGGAACGGGTCATTTGGAGGGTAGAACCACGTGAGAAAGCTAAAATGCTACTAGAGAAAGAGACAACCGTGAAGGAAGGAAGCGAGGATCAATTAGTTACTCCTTTGAACGAAGAGAAAATTGCTGATTGGAATCGAAAGCTGGTCGAAGCAGGAGTTCGTGTAATGGAAATGAAAACAGTTCTTCCAGCTTTGGAGGATCTATTCCTAGAATTGACGGGAGGAAATTCGATTGATTAA
- a CDS encoding helix-turn-helix transcriptional regulator gives MRGDRLISILLLLQTHGQMTAKELSEKLEVSERTIYRDMEALSSTGIPVFAERGKNGGWSLLEGYRTNLTGLKEAEIRALFLSPSYQFLEDLGLHRTSEEARNKLLASLPESYRKNAQDIWNRIHIDTSTWRERKEKMVTFEVLKKAIWEENKLLMEYERADGITNERIVHPLGLVAKGSRWYFIAAKENHEIRNYRVSRIKAAMPINEKFKRPTDFDLAHYWKTSTKAFVENLPTYTVVVEVTPAILPRLQFSDRFVQLIKMNNKNKKGWIPVELSFHTEEDAKGYILGFADQMKVIEPNELHHQILRMAEATVSFYRQEK, from the coding sequence ATGAGAGGAGATCGCTTAATATCCATTCTTTTGCTGTTACAAACGCATGGGCAAATGACAGCTAAAGAACTATCTGAGAAATTAGAGGTTTCCGAGCGAACCATCTATCGCGATATGGAAGCCTTAAGCAGTACAGGAATACCGGTCTTTGCAGAACGTGGAAAAAATGGTGGATGGTCATTACTAGAGGGCTATCGAACAAATTTAACAGGGCTAAAGGAAGCAGAAATTCGGGCATTATTTCTTTCTCCTTCGTATCAATTTCTCGAAGATCTTGGTTTACATCGCACTTCAGAGGAAGCGAGAAATAAACTTCTAGCCTCTCTTCCAGAAAGTTATCGAAAAAATGCTCAGGACATATGGAACCGCATTCATATTGATACAAGTACATGGCGAGAACGGAAGGAAAAAATGGTGACCTTCGAAGTCCTGAAAAAAGCGATATGGGAAGAAAATAAATTGTTGATGGAATATGAACGTGCCGACGGAATTACAAACGAACGAATTGTCCATCCTTTAGGGCTTGTTGCCAAGGGAAGTCGCTGGTACTTTATAGCCGCTAAAGAAAATCATGAAATTCGAAACTATAGGGTTTCACGTATAAAAGCTGCGATGCCTATTAACGAAAAATTTAAAAGACCAACGGATTTTGATCTTGCCCATTACTGGAAAACCTCAACAAAGGCTTTTGTTGAAAACTTACCAACATATACTGTAGTGGTAGAAGTTACACCAGCGATCCTACCAAGGCTACAATTTTCAGACCGGTTCGTTCAACTTATAAAGATGAACAATAAAAATAAAAAGGGATGGATCCCTGTCGAGCTTTCTTTCCATACTGAAGAGGATGCTAAAGGATATATATTAGGATTCGCCGATCAAATGAAAGTGATTGAACCTAATGAACTGCATCATCAGATTCTTAGGATGGCCGAAGCTACGGTTTCGTTTTATCGACAGGAGAAATGA